The Fimbriimonadaceae bacterium DNA window GTCGATCACGACCGCTCGGTGAGTCTTTCTCACCGACGCCAGAAGGGTGTCGCGATCAAGCGGGCGCAGGACCCGCAGATCCACGACTTCAGCCTCGATGCCTGCCTGCGCCAGTTGTGTGGCGGCGGCCAACGCTTTCCAGAGGCTGCCGCCGAAGGTGAGCAGGCTGACATCTTTCCCAATGCGACGGACGGCCGCATGCGAGATCTCGACCGGAACCGGGCCCTCTTCCAGAGTGCCTTCCATGGAATAGAGGTACGCATGTTCAAAGATAAAA harbors:
- a CDS encoding alpha-ketoacid dehydrogenase subunit beta, with product FIFEHAYLYSMEGTLEEGPVPVEISHAAVRRIGKDVSLLTFGGSLWKALAAATQLAQAGIEAEVVDLRVLRPLDRDTLLASVRKTHRAVVIDEAWRTGSFAAEISAVIMEQAFYELDAPVARVCSEEVPIPYPKHLEEAALPSVENIVQAVRRLLG